From the genome of Cognaticolwellia beringensis, one region includes:
- a CDS encoding DUF6897 domain-containing protein translates to MLKEIQGKNVVVALGTTDFSNVVKGEVLAVSDAWLKVQSKKTLEFIRVDSIVKISVR, encoded by the coding sequence ATGTTGAAAGAGATTCAAGGGAAAAATGTTGTAGTCGCACTTGGTACAACTGACTTTAGCAATGTCGTTAAAGGTGAAGTGTTAGCTGTCTCAGATGCCTGGCTAAAAGTACAAAGCAAGAAAACATTAGAGTTTATTCGTGTAGACAGCATAGTTAAAATATCAGTACGTTAG
- the queE gene encoding 7-carboxy-7-deazaguanine synthase QueE, with protein MTTRYKINELFETLQGEGSFTGQPSIFLRLQGCPVGCSWCDTKHTWDIHPELEIPSKTLLDKSEETEQWSNLSLDDMAAIFSQQGYKAKHIVITGGEPCMVDLTELCLYFEAQGYSCQVETSGTFEIRVSEQCWVTVSPKVNMRGGYKILASAMQRANEIKHPVATEQHVDDLKALLAEHKVENKQIYLQPISQKQRATELAIATCIENNWRLSVQVHKYIGIE; from the coding sequence ATGACCACACGTTATAAAATAAATGAATTGTTTGAAACACTACAAGGCGAAGGCTCATTTACCGGCCAACCGTCAATATTTCTTCGTTTACAAGGCTGTCCAGTAGGCTGTTCTTGGTGCGATACCAAGCATACTTGGGATATTCATCCTGAGTTAGAGATCCCAAGCAAAACACTTTTAGATAAGTCGGAAGAGACCGAACAATGGTCGAACTTATCGTTAGATGATATGGCTGCAATATTTAGTCAGCAGGGCTATAAAGCTAAACATATTGTGATCACCGGCGGCGAACCCTGCATGGTAGATTTAACCGAGTTGTGTTTATATTTTGAAGCGCAAGGTTATAGCTGTCAGGTCGAAACTTCAGGTACCTTTGAAATCAGAGTGTCTGAGCAATGTTGGGTGACGGTTTCACCTAAAGTAAATATGCGCGGCGGCTATAAAATTTTAGCCAGTGCTATGCAACGTGCTAATGAAATTAAACACCCAGTAGCCACTGAGCAACATGTTGACGACTTAAAGGCATTGTTAGCTGAGCATAAAGTAGAGAACAAACAAATATACTTACAGCCTATAAGCCAAAAACAGCGTGCCACTGAACTTGCGATTGCCACCTGTATTGAAAACAACTGGCGTTTATCGGTACAAGTTCATAAATACATTGGTATTGAATAG
- the queC gene encoding 7-cyano-7-deazaguanine synthase QueC: protein MSNKVVVIFSGGMDSFTVLHRALKDGKEVYALTFDYGQKHVKEIACASKVCQQLGVAHKVIDISAINQLLAGSSLTDDIDIPEGHYEAESMKSTVVPNRNMILLSLAVGYAVSVKASQVYYGAHSGDHAIYPDCRPEFVMKMNDVCKIANYEAVEIFSPYLTNSKSDILTDGLNMGLSYDDTWTCYNGREKACGKCGACQERLEAFADNNVTDPLAYE from the coding sequence ATGAGCAATAAAGTGGTAGTAATTTTTTCCGGTGGCATGGACTCATTCACCGTTCTTCATCGCGCTTTAAAAGATGGCAAAGAAGTTTATGCCTTAACGTTCGATTATGGTCAAAAGCATGTGAAAGAAATTGCTTGTGCCAGCAAAGTTTGTCAGCAATTAGGTGTTGCTCATAAGGTTATTGATATTTCAGCGATAAACCAGTTATTAGCGGGTTCATCTTTAACGGATGATATCGATATTCCTGAAGGTCATTATGAAGCCGAAAGTATGAAATCAACGGTAGTACCTAACCGAAATATGATTTTACTGTCACTGGCTGTTGGTTATGCGGTATCTGTTAAAGCTTCACAAGTCTATTACGGTGCTCATTCTGGTGACCATGCGATCTACCCTGATTGTCGACCTGAATTTGTCATGAAAATGAATGATGTTTGCAAAATTGCTAACTATGAAGCCGTTGAAATTTTTAGCCCGTATTTAACTAACAGTAAATCAGATATTTTAACTGATGGTTTGAACATGGGCTTGAGCTACGATGACACGTGGACTTGTTACAATGGCCGCGAAAAAGCCTGTGGTAAATGTGGTGCATGCCAAGAGCGCCTTGAAGCTTTTGCTGACAATAATGTGACTGACCCTTTAGCCTATGAATAA
- the lysC gene encoding lysine-sensitive aspartokinase 3: MSVNVEQVSTKNITVAKFGGTSVADYQAMLRCADIIKKNTTNRLVVVSASAGVTNHLVRLSQAGVSSTEREQIITNIADIQFAITKNFTSQENINNEISALLTSLRGFAEQQAKQHTTKNSDEILSFGEQFSSRIFAQVLQTVGVNGHYFDARQVMKTDNLYGKAQVDLTQLAANAKALLLPLLTEQVIVTQGFIGSDQQGNTTTLGRGGSDYSAALLAEAIEASNLSIWTDVVGIFTTDPRITDQARSINEISFGEAAEMATFGAKILHPATLIPAMRQDIPVFVGSSKEPDAGGTRIQREVESNPTYRSIALRREQTLVTVKSPQMLHASGFLAKVFTVLAKHQLSVDLITTSEISVAMTFDNPHGSTQALLTKAVVEELEQLCEVSVEHGLSLIAVIGNKIHGTKGVGSSIFDKVNDFNIRMICHGASNHNLCFLVPEADANQVVERLHATLFTS; encoded by the coding sequence ATGTCTGTTAATGTTGAACAAGTTAGCACCAAAAATATAACCGTTGCAAAATTTGGCGGCACCAGTGTTGCTGATTATCAAGCCATGCTGCGTTGCGCGGATATTATTAAAAAAAATACCACTAACCGCTTAGTCGTGGTCTCAGCAAGTGCTGGGGTAACGAATCATTTAGTACGCTTAAGTCAAGCTGGTGTTTCTTCCACGGAACGTGAACAAATTATTACTAATATCGCAGATATTCAATTTGCGATAACTAAAAACTTTACCAGCCAAGAAAATATTAATAATGAAATATCAGCGTTATTAACTTCATTACGCGGTTTTGCGGAGCAACAAGCAAAGCAACATACCACGAAAAACAGTGATGAAATTTTAAGTTTTGGTGAACAATTCAGTTCACGTATCTTTGCTCAAGTATTACAAACTGTCGGTGTTAATGGTCATTACTTTGATGCACGTCAAGTTATGAAAACCGATAACTTGTATGGCAAAGCCCAAGTTGATTTAACCCAATTAGCCGCTAATGCTAAAGCATTGCTGCTACCCTTGCTTACAGAGCAAGTTATCGTTACACAAGGTTTTATTGGTAGCGATCAACAAGGTAACACGACAACATTAGGTCGAGGTGGTTCTGATTATAGTGCAGCATTGTTAGCAGAAGCTATTGAAGCCAGTAATTTAAGTATTTGGACAGACGTAGTGGGTATTTTCACAACCGATCCTCGTATAACAGATCAAGCGCGTTCAATTAATGAAATTAGTTTTGGTGAAGCAGCCGAAATGGCAACATTTGGCGCTAAAATTCTTCACCCAGCAACGCTTATACCGGCCATGCGGCAAGATATTCCTGTTTTTGTTGGTTCGAGTAAAGAACCTGATGCCGGCGGTACAAGAATACAGCGTGAAGTTGAATCTAATCCGACTTATCGTTCAATAGCGCTACGTAGAGAACAAACGCTGGTTACAGTTAAAAGCCCACAAATGCTGCATGCCAGTGGCTTTTTAGCGAAGGTCTTTACCGTTTTGGCTAAACATCAACTCAGTGTTGATTTAATTACTACGAGTGAAATCAGTGTTGCGATGACCTTTGACAACCCACATGGTTCTACACAAGCCTTGCTCACTAAAGCGGTTGTAGAAGAGTTAGAGCAACTTTGTGAAGTCAGCGTAGAACATGGCTTGAGTTTAATTGCGGTGATCGGTAATAAAATTCATGGCACTAAAGGTGTTGGTAGCAGTATTTTTGATAAAGTGAATGATTTCAATATTCGCATGATTTGTCATGGTGCTAGTAATCACAACCTTTGCTTCTTGGTACCAGAAGCAGATGCTAACCAAGTTGTTGAGCGATTGCATGCTACTTTGTTTACTAGTTAA
- the elyC gene encoding envelope biogenesis factor ElyC, whose product MDLFLLKKIISLMIMPLSIIVLLLVVAILFYRIKPKFSFFALLTATTLLILTTLPPISDALMTPLENNYPAFTRSNKPVDYIIILGGAHTTVEGLPATSQLKSSSLERLVEAIRIYRLHPEAQIITSGFSGGDVSSNAQKVKQAAVLLGVPAHRIITENYPKDTEEEAEFIAPRVLNRNVVLVTSANHLPRAMAYFEKYGINAIPAPASPWVKKNGLTPWQYYLPSAKKLQQTSTAWHETLGRIVQWFKS is encoded by the coding sequence ATGGATTTATTTTTACTTAAAAAAATTATCAGCTTAATGATAATGCCACTTAGCATTATCGTTTTACTGCTAGTTGTTGCGATTTTATTTTATCGTATTAAGCCAAAATTCAGTTTTTTCGCGTTGTTAACGGCAACCACTTTATTAATATTAACTACCCTGCCACCTATTTCAGACGCCTTAATGACACCATTAGAAAATAATTATCCAGCCTTTACCCGCAGCAATAAGCCAGTAGATTATATTATTATTTTAGGCGGTGCTCACACCACGGTTGAAGGTTTACCAGCGACAAGTCAGTTAAAATCTAGTTCGCTAGAAAGGTTAGTTGAAGCTATCCGTATCTATCGATTACATCCTGAGGCACAAATAATAACCTCAGGATTTTCTGGTGGCGATGTCAGCTCAAATGCGCAAAAAGTTAAGCAAGCGGCTGTTTTATTGGGGGTACCCGCACATAGAATTATCACCGAAAACTATCCAAAAGATACTGAAGAGGAAGCAGAGTTTATAGCACCACGAGTACTAAATAGAAATGTAGTTTTAGTCACTAGTGCTAATCATTTACCTAGAGCCATGGCCTATTTTGAAAAATACGGTATAAATGCGATCCCTGCACCGGCCAGTCCCTGGGTGAAGAAAAACGGACTGACTCCATGGCAATATTACTTACCGAGTGCAAAAAAATTGCAACAAACTAGTACCGCTTGGCACGAAACATTGGGCCGCATCGTGCAATGGTTTAAAAGCTAA
- a CDS encoding Nif3-like dinuclear metal center hexameric protein: protein MQLHEFEHYLNTLLKPEQIKDFCPNGLQIQGRDKVNKVITGVTATQALIDQAIAEKADALVVHHGFFWKNESYVIRGMKHKRIKALLANDISLFAYHLPLDIHPTLGNNAQLAKLFSIDNVAPLEVGNALSVAVRGEFSAELSPKMLEQRISEQLNRTCLHIAAPSNKAIKTVAWCSGGGQGYIELAAEQGIDAFISGEVSEQTTHVAREMDIHFYCAGHHATERYGAKALAEHFNQHLPVEAKFIDIDNPA, encoded by the coding sequence ATGCAACTTCATGAATTTGAACACTATTTAAATACCTTGTTAAAGCCTGAACAAATTAAAGACTTCTGTCCTAATGGCCTTCAAATTCAGGGACGCGATAAAGTCAATAAAGTGATTACGGGTGTAACGGCTACACAAGCGCTGATTGATCAAGCTATAGCGGAAAAAGCCGATGCTTTAGTGGTGCATCATGGTTTTTTTTGGAAGAATGAAAGCTATGTTATACGCGGCATGAAACATAAACGTATTAAGGCTTTACTGGCAAATGATATTAGTTTATTTGCTTATCACTTACCGTTAGATATTCATCCTACCTTGGGTAATAACGCACAACTAGCAAAATTATTTTCCATAGACAATGTTGCACCACTAGAAGTGGGCAATGCCTTGAGTGTGGCGGTACGTGGTGAGTTCAGTGCCGAACTTAGTCCAAAAATGCTTGAGCAAAGAATTAGTGAGCAACTGAATCGCACATGCTTGCATATAGCTGCACCTTCGAATAAAGCGATTAAAACCGTTGCTTGGTGCAGTGGTGGTGGTCAAGGTTATATTGAATTGGCCGCAGAGCAGGGCATAGACGCTTTTATTAGTGGTGAAGTGTCTGAGCAAACGACTCATGTTGCGCGCGAAATGGATATTCATTTCTATTGTGCTGGCCATCATGCCACCGAGCGCTATGGTGCTAAAGCACTAGCTGAGCATTTTAATCAACATTTACCCGTTGAAGCTAAATTTATTGATATTGATAATCCTGCGTAA
- a CDS encoding class I SAM-dependent methyltransferase — MKPALAFRRPDYPTSWQHLPNGELIVANINQTLAPWWSKFFGYHLLKIGALSGEIDSAESPIKHQLTLSNQPSNCDLVAEIDDLPLLEHSIDVCVLAHALEFSLDPHHVVREANRVLIPNGYLVITGFNPFSLAGLNQFIPYRRHKNPWNERLFSPMRVKDWLHLMGFEIQLDQRFLHSTLSGQITQGVLSNHWHNIASRYFPSFGSVYVIVAKKRVLPLTPIKAKWQLRPRFEPVKVPTMNSSKNKPEIK, encoded by the coding sequence ATGAAGCCAGCACTCGCGTTTAGGCGTCCTGATTATCCAACATCTTGGCAGCATTTACCCAATGGTGAGCTCATTGTCGCTAATATTAATCAAACATTGGCACCTTGGTGGTCTAAATTTTTTGGTTATCATTTGCTAAAAATTGGTGCCTTAAGTGGTGAAATTGATAGCGCAGAAAGTCCTATTAAACATCAATTAACCTTAAGCAATCAACCTAGTAACTGCGATTTGGTTGCTGAAATTGATGATTTACCCTTATTGGAACACAGTATTGATGTCTGTGTATTAGCGCATGCATTGGAATTTTCACTAGACCCTCATCATGTTGTACGTGAAGCTAACCGAGTGTTAATACCGAACGGCTATCTAGTGATCACTGGTTTCAATCCTTTTAGTTTAGCCGGTCTTAATCAATTTATACCTTACAGACGTCATAAAAACCCTTGGAATGAAAGATTATTTTCACCCATGCGAGTTAAAGATTGGCTACATTTAATGGGTTTTGAAATACAATTAGATCAGCGGTTTTTACATTCAACATTATCTGGGCAAATAACGCAGGGGGTATTAAGTAACCATTGGCATAATATAGCGTCACGCTACTTTCCAAGTTTTGGTTCAGTGTATGTTATTGTGGCAAAAAAACGGGTATTACCTTTAACACCGATTAAAGCAAAGTGGCAACTTAGACCGCGCTTTGAACCCGTAAAAGTCCCCACGATGAATTCATCAAAAAACAAGCCAGAAATTAAATAA
- the gloB gene encoding hydroxyacylglutathione hydrolase, protein MMKVSMIKAFSDNYIWAISSNASQNMALVDPGDANVCIEFIEQQQLQLSSILITHHHADHVGGISKLVEYCKNKQWPLTIYGPESESIPHCDVALNDSHTVKLADLGFEFSIIDLPGHTSGHIAYLSHDNLFCGDTLFSGGCGRLFEGTPSQMLSSLEKLSALPERTHVYCAHEYTQANLNFALTVEPCNSELVHYYNQVLQKREQGIATIPTSIMLEKKINPFLRSHEPSLMTSASEYSEVNVGDKLKAFTIIRAWKDNF, encoded by the coding sequence ATTATGAAAGTTTCCATGATAAAGGCCTTTTCAGATAATTATATTTGGGCAATTTCATCAAACGCAAGTCAAAACATGGCCTTAGTCGACCCAGGTGACGCCAATGTTTGTATCGAATTTATTGAGCAACAACAATTACAGTTATCAAGTATTTTGATCACGCATCATCACGCTGACCATGTTGGTGGTATTAGCAAACTTGTTGAATATTGTAAAAACAAACAATGGCCATTAACCATTTATGGTCCAGAGAGTGAAAGCATTCCACATTGTGATGTAGCGCTTAATGACAGCCATACTGTAAAGTTGGCCGATTTAGGTTTCGAATTTTCCATTATCGACCTTCCCGGACATACCAGCGGCCATATTGCTTATCTATCGCACGACAATTTATTTTGTGGCGACACCTTGTTTTCTGGCGGCTGTGGTAGACTTTTCGAAGGTACACCAAGCCAAATGCTCTCATCATTAGAGAAGCTTAGTGCATTGCCTGAGCGCACTCACGTATATTGTGCACATGAATACACTCAAGCAAACCTTAACTTTGCCCTAACCGTTGAGCCTTGTAATAGCGAACTAGTTCATTATTACAATCAAGTACTACAAAAACGCGAACAAGGCATAGCTACTATTCCGACATCTATTATGCTTGAAAAGAAAATTAATCCTTTTTTACGTAGCCATGAGCCTAGTTTAATGACCAGCGCTAGTGAATACAGTGAAGTTAACGTTGGTGATAAATTGAAAGCCTTTACTATTATTCGTGCTTGGAAAGACAATTTTTAA
- a CDS encoding lytic transglycosylase — MKYKTLSIATVLLLSGCQSISNQNESNQLEANSGNQVLIDVASAGDINQALLVDEAIDVIHPVADGNVDLGNDDQESYLTDDVWQRIRSKLQFTIPENPRVASQRAWFVKHPTYLNRVAKRAEPFLYYIVEALEANDIPIEIALLPIVESAFDPFAYSHGRASGMWQFVPGTGKRFGMKQNWWYDGRRDVVASTQGAIQYLKYLNKFFDGDWMLALAAYNSGEGRVRRAVRKNQKKNLPTDFWSLDLPKETRAYVPKLLALADIVKRSDELKIKLHEIDNSSVITQVDIGSQLDLAKAAQLADLTLTELQRLNPGFNRWATDPDGPHHLLLPNHKIAAFEQGLAKLSKKERLAWQRYKIKSGDSLGKIAQKFNTEIDLIKQVNNVKGNQIRAGKFLLIPVATASLDSYLLSQNQRLAKTQNKVLAGEKRIHIVKSGDTLWDIGRAYKVSTRSIAKWNAMAPRDTIKPGQKLVIWQKTDVKALTANTLTPSEQAIMRNINYRVRKGDSFARIADKFNVTIKDIERWNSLNREKYLQPGQMLKLSVDVTNNI, encoded by the coding sequence ATGAAGTATAAAACCTTATCTATCGCAACCGTACTATTATTGTCCGGTTGCCAATCAATTTCAAATCAAAACGAATCGAACCAACTTGAAGCTAACTCAGGAAATCAAGTACTTATAGACGTAGCTTCAGCAGGAGATATTAATCAGGCATTACTGGTTGATGAAGCCATTGACGTTATTCATCCGGTTGCCGATGGCAATGTCGACCTTGGAAATGACGATCAAGAAAGCTACTTAACCGATGATGTTTGGCAAAGAATTCGCAGTAAACTTCAATTTACAATACCAGAGAATCCTCGTGTCGCTAGTCAAAGGGCTTGGTTTGTTAAGCACCCTACATATTTAAATCGTGTTGCAAAACGGGCAGAGCCTTTCTTGTATTACATCGTTGAAGCTTTGGAAGCGAACGATATACCTATCGAAATTGCTTTATTACCTATTGTTGAAAGCGCATTTGACCCTTTTGCCTACTCCCATGGCCGAGCGTCTGGCATGTGGCAATTTGTACCTGGTACAGGCAAACGTTTTGGCATGAAACAAAATTGGTGGTATGACGGACGCCGAGATGTTGTTGCTTCAACCCAAGGTGCTATTCAATATTTAAAATATTTAAACAAATTTTTTGATGGCGATTGGATGCTTGCATTAGCAGCATACAACTCCGGTGAAGGTCGGGTAAGACGAGCAGTTAGAAAAAACCAAAAGAAAAACCTTCCGACCGACTTTTGGTCTCTAGATTTACCCAAAGAAACGCGCGCCTATGTGCCTAAATTATTAGCGTTAGCTGACATTGTTAAACGTAGCGATGAATTAAAAATTAAATTGCACGAAATTGATAATAGCTCGGTGATCACCCAAGTTGATATTGGTTCACAATTAGATTTAGCCAAAGCCGCACAATTAGCCGATTTAACTTTAACAGAGTTGCAACGACTCAACCCAGGCTTTAACCGCTGGGCAACCGACCCTGACGGCCCACATCATTTATTGCTACCCAATCATAAAATAGCTGCATTTGAGCAAGGCTTAGCAAAATTAAGCAAAAAAGAGCGTTTAGCTTGGCAACGATATAAAATTAAAAGTGGTGACAGTTTAGGTAAAATCGCACAAAAATTTAATACCGAAATTGATTTGATCAAACAAGTAAATAACGTTAAAGGTAATCAAATTAGAGCAGGTAAATTTTTATTAATACCTGTTGCTACGGCTTCATTAGATAGTTATTTGTTGTCTCAAAATCAACGCTTAGCAAAAACACAAAATAAAGTACTGGCTGGTGAAAAGCGCATTCATATTGTGAAATCAGGAGATACTTTGTGGGATATAGGTCGTGCCTATAAAGTGTCGACCCGCAGTATTGCAAAATGGAATGCCATGGCACCTAGAGACACTATTAAGCCTGGACAAAAGTTGGTTATTTGGCAAAAAACTGACGTTAAAGCACTTACGGCTAATACCCTAACACCGAGTGAACAAGCGATAATGCGTAACATTAATTATCGTGTGCGAAAAGGTGATTCATTTGCCCGCATTGCTGATAAATTTAATGTCACGATAAAAGATATAGAGCGATGGAATAGTCTTAATCGTGAAAAGTATTTACAACCAGGGCAAATGTTAAAGCTGTCTGTTGATGTAACTAATAACATTTAA
- the asnB gene encoding asparagine synthase B, with amino-acid sequence MCSIFCILDIKTGADALRPKALEYSRLLRHRGPDWSGIYNNDNAILVHERLSIVDTEHGAQPLYNTDKTKVLAVNGEIYNHKALASQHTPDYPFQTASDCEIIIPMFEKFGTDFVDKLQGMFAFCLYNEVDNSYLIARDHIGIIPLYTGYDAEGNFYVASEMKALMPICKTVAEFPPGHILDSRVGKVEKYYQRNWQKYSAIKDNNTSKDKIREALEESVKSHLMTDVPYGVLLSGGLDSSLISAITQKFAARRIEENDLSEAWWPKVHSFACGLEGSPDLVAAKTVADSIGTIHHSVVFTEQEGIDALKEVIYHLETYDVTTIRASTPMYLMARKIKAMGIKMVLSGEGADEIFGGYLYFHKAPNAQEFHEELLRKLDRLHKFDCLRANKSMSAWGIEARVPFLDKNFMDVAMRINPEDKMCGNGKMEKAILRESFEGYLPKEILWRQKEQFSDGVGYSWIDGLKAYVESQVTDQQLASASFKFPVNTPDSKEAYFYRCVFEENFPLATAADCVIGGKSVACSTQEALAWDESFTNMADPSGRAVQSVHNDSY; translated from the coding sequence ATGTGTTCGATATTTTGTATATTAGATATTAAAACGGGTGCAGACGCACTTCGTCCTAAAGCTTTAGAATATTCTCGCTTACTTCGTCATCGTGGTCCAGATTGGTCTGGAATCTACAACAATGACAATGCAATTCTTGTCCATGAACGCCTGTCAATTGTTGATACTGAACATGGCGCACAACCTTTGTACAACACGGATAAAACAAAAGTTTTAGCGGTTAATGGTGAAATTTACAATCATAAAGCTTTAGCCAGCCAACATACGCCTGACTATCCTTTTCAAACGGCTTCTGATTGTGAAATTATCATTCCAATGTTTGAAAAGTTTGGCACTGATTTTGTCGACAAGCTTCAAGGCATGTTTGCCTTTTGTTTATACAATGAAGTCGACAATAGTTACTTAATTGCTCGTGATCACATAGGCATTATTCCACTTTATACCGGTTATGACGCTGAAGGTAACTTCTATGTCGCGTCAGAAATGAAAGCATTAATGCCAATTTGTAAAACGGTAGCTGAATTTCCTCCAGGGCATATATTAGATAGCCGCGTGGGTAAAGTTGAAAAATATTATCAACGCAACTGGCAAAAATACTCTGCAATTAAAGATAACAACACCAGCAAAGACAAAATACGCGAAGCATTAGAAGAGTCTGTAAAAAGCCATTTAATGACTGACGTACCTTACGGTGTATTACTTTCTGGTGGTTTAGACTCATCATTAATTTCTGCTATTACGCAAAAGTTTGCTGCTAGACGTATCGAAGAAAACGACTTGTCTGAAGCATGGTGGCCTAAAGTGCACTCTTTTGCTTGTGGCCTTGAAGGTTCACCAGATTTAGTCGCAGCAAAAACCGTTGCTGATAGCATTGGTACAATACATCATAGTGTTGTCTTTACTGAACAAGAAGGTATCGACGCACTTAAAGAAGTTATCTATCACCTAGAGACTTACGATGTAACCACTATTCGTGCTTCTACGCCTATGTATTTAATGGCGAGAAAAATAAAAGCTATGGGTATTAAAATGGTACTTTCTGGTGAAGGTGCTGATGAAATTTTTGGTGGTTATTTATACTTCCATAAAGCGCCAAATGCTCAAGAGTTTCATGAAGAGTTATTACGTAAGCTTGACCGTTTACATAAGTTCGATTGCCTTCGCGCTAATAAATCAATGTCAGCTTGGGGCATTGAAGCACGGGTACCATTTTTAGATAAAAACTTTATGGATGTTGCCATGCGCATCAACCCTGAAGATAAAATGTGTGGCAATGGCAAAATGGAAAAAGCTATTTTACGTGAATCATTTGAAGGTTATTTACCTAAAGAGATTTTATGGCGTCAAAAAGAGCAATTTTCTGACGGTGTTGGATACTCGTGGATCGATGGCTTAAAAGCCTATGTAGAATCACAAGTAACTGACCAACAGCTTGCCAGTGCTAGCTTTAAGTTCCCAGTAAATACACCAGACAGTAAAGAAGCTTACTTTTACCGCTGTGTATTCGAAGAGAATTTCCCATTAGCCACTGCGGCTGATTGTGTGATCGGCGGCAAATCTGTTGCTTGTAGCACACAAGAAGCATTAGCTTGGGATGAAAGCTTTACTAACATGGCTGATCCGTCAGGACGAGCGGTGCAAAGTGTGCATAATGATAGTTACTAG
- the pyrD gene encoding quinone-dependent dihydroorotate dehydrogenase — protein sequence MFYSAIRKVFFKFDPEVIHELTIKGFKTTGASPLNRLYKQTVPNKPVEVMGINFPNPVGLAAGLDKNGECIKAFEAMGFGFVEVGTVTPRPQAGNDKPRIFRLPEANAIINRMGFNNKGVDYLVDQVIKAKYSGILGINIGKNKDTPDEHAKDDYIHCMRKVYDFATYITVNISSPNTPGLRSLQYGDALNELLSALKAEQTALAEQYGKYVPVAVKIAPDLNAEEVNSIAECLIANNIDGVIATNTTLARDKVAHLPFGNEQGGLSGAPVKEKSTEVIQLLAKALDNKLPIIGVGGIASGADAQEKIDAGAKLVQVYTGFIYQGPQLIKDIVQTLK from the coding sequence ATGTTCTACTCAGCTATTCGTAAAGTGTTTTTTAAATTTGACCCAGAAGTAATTCACGAGTTAACGATTAAAGGCTTTAAAACAACCGGCGCTTCGCCACTCAATAGGCTTTATAAGCAAACCGTACCTAATAAGCCCGTTGAGGTTATGGGGATCAATTTTCCTAATCCCGTCGGTTTAGCCGCAGGACTAGATAAAAATGGTGAATGTATTAAAGCTTTCGAAGCCATGGGATTTGGCTTTGTTGAAGTGGGGACAGTAACGCCGCGGCCACAAGCCGGTAATGATAAACCTCGAATTTTTAGATTACCGGAAGCTAATGCCATTATTAACCGAATGGGATTTAATAATAAAGGGGTCGATTATCTCGTTGACCAAGTAATAAAAGCTAAGTACAGCGGTATTTTAGGTATAAATATAGGTAAAAATAAAGATACACCAGATGAGCATGCTAAAGATGATTACATTCATTGTATGCGAAAGGTTTATGACTTTGCCACGTACATTACGGTAAATATTTCATCACCAAACACACCGGGTTTACGCTCTTTACAATATGGTGATGCACTAAACGAATTGTTATCAGCGTTAAAAGCCGAACAAACGGCACTGGCAGAACAATATGGCAAGTACGTGCCCGTTGCAGTAAAAATAGCGCCAGATTTAAACGCAGAAGAAGTAAACTCGATTGCTGAATGTTTAATTGCCAATAATATTGACGGGGTAATTGCCACGAATACTACATTAGCGCGCGACAAAGTCGCTCATTTACCTTTTGGTAATGAGCAAGGTGGCTTAAGTGGGGCACCGGTTAAAGAAAAAAGTACTGAAGTTATCCAATTGCTTGCCAAAGCACTTGATAATAAATTACCCATTATTGGTGTCGGTGGTATTGCTTCGGGTGCAGATGCCCAAGAAAAAATCGATGCTGGGGCTAAGTTAGTACAAGTTTATACCGGCTTTATATACCAAGGTCCACAATTGATTAAAGACATTGTTCAAACACTAAAATAA